Proteins encoded together in one Shewanella oneidensis MR-1 window:
- the trhA gene encoding PAQR family membrane homeostasis protein TrhA, protein MANQSLIEPQMHQEKPLNISAYSLSEEIANSISHGLGVIAGAVGLIFMLLKGVDHLSSIQLTGVIIYGASLILLFLSSTLYHSVTHRGWKHKLKIVDHCAIYCLIAGTYTPLMLISLQGNLSTIILTAIWSLAIGGILFKTLFIHRFKKLSLVLYLAMGWLCMTVIGDLTAAMSPLGFNLLLLGGLFYTLGVIFYVGKRIPYNHAIWHLFVLAGAMSHFFCIYLTVI, encoded by the coding sequence ATGGCAAACCAGAGTTTGATAGAGCCGCAAATGCATCAAGAAAAACCTTTAAATATCAGTGCATATAGTCTAAGTGAAGAGATCGCCAACAGCATTAGTCATGGTCTAGGAGTGATTGCTGGTGCGGTGGGATTAATCTTTATGCTCCTCAAAGGTGTCGATCATCTTTCTAGTATTCAACTTACAGGCGTCATAATTTACGGTGCAAGTCTCATTCTGTTGTTTTTAAGCTCAACCTTGTATCACAGCGTGACGCATCGTGGTTGGAAACACAAACTGAAGATCGTCGATCACTGTGCGATCTACTGCTTGATTGCCGGCACTTACACGCCATTAATGTTAATCAGTCTGCAAGGCAATCTGTCGACGATTATCCTCACGGCCATTTGGTCGCTTGCTATTGGTGGGATCCTCTTTAAGACCTTATTTATTCACCGGTTTAAAAAACTCAGTCTTGTGCTGTATCTAGCGATGGGTTGGCTTTGTATGACGGTGATTGGGGATTTGACCGCAGCAATGTCGCCGCTCGGATTTAATTTATTGTTGTTGGGCGGGCTGTTTTACACCCTTGGAGTGATCTTCTATGTTGGCAAACGCATTCCGTACAATCATGCGATTTGGCATCTGTTTGTGTTAGCAGGCGCCATGAGCCATTTCTTTTGTATTTATTTAACCGTGATCTAG
- a CDS encoding NUDIX hydrolase, protein MRLLKSTQAANIDLKQARIFYRQAARAIVLSGEDILLLYTQKYRDYGLPGGGVDKGESIEVGLIRELQEETGAIAAHVLAPFGRYEEYRPWFREGANVVHMDSYCYLCEIDMSLGYRGLGEPRLEAHEVKNGMRPEWINIHQAIAHNEEIQHTFPNKGQSIDRETFLLKQIVAELL, encoded by the coding sequence ATGCGTTTATTGAAGTCTACCCAAGCTGCCAATATCGATCTTAAACAGGCACGGATCTTTTATCGCCAAGCGGCCCGTGCCATTGTGCTGTCGGGTGAAGATATTTTGCTGCTCTATACCCAAAAATATCGTGATTACGGCTTACCCGGTGGTGGTGTCGATAAAGGCGAGAGCATCGAGGTTGGCCTTATTCGTGAGTTACAGGAAGAAACGGGCGCAATTGCTGCCCATGTGCTCGCGCCCTTTGGCCGTTATGAGGAATATCGACCTTGGTTTCGTGAAGGCGCCAACGTAGTGCACATGGATTCCTATTGCTACCTGTGTGAAATCGATATGAGTTTAGGTTACCGTGGCTTAGGTGAGCCAAGGCTTGAAGCTCATGAGGTGAAAAATGGCATGCGCCCTGAGTGGATCAATATCCATCAAGCCATTGCCCATAATGAAGAAATTCAGCACACCTTTCCCAATAAAGGCCAATCTATCGACAGAGAAACCTTTTTGCTCAAACAGATAGTTGCAGAATTATTGTAG
- a CDS encoding tRNA (adenine(22)-N(1))-methyltransferase, with translation MKISQRLQQIDRMIHGHYDHIWDCCCDHGLLGMLLLQRNAAKKVHFVDCVMPLMQQLSIELQRFFPQHGGSAPATLGASICQSQWQVHCQDAAALPLESSNIQANHLVIIAGVGGELLVELVRSILARHSHRRLEFILCPVHHNYYVRSSLVELGLVLKSELLLEENQRFYEILHLRHAKGSSSKKEDDIQLSCTGSIMWQGLNEDKKRQAKRYLMQTIGHYQRIPKSRLPNKLLILAAYQQILQQLNDGG, from the coding sequence GTGAAAATTAGCCAACGTTTACAACAGATAGATCGCATGATCCATGGTCATTACGATCATATTTGGGATTGTTGCTGCGATCATGGTCTACTCGGCATGTTATTACTGCAGAGAAACGCCGCGAAAAAGGTGCATTTTGTTGATTGCGTGATGCCCTTAATGCAGCAACTTTCTATTGAATTACAAAGGTTTTTTCCACAGCATGGGGGAAGTGCTCCGGCGACGCTTGGTGCTAGCATCTGCCAGAGCCAGTGGCAAGTGCATTGCCAAGATGCAGCAGCATTACCACTTGAATCCAGTAACATACAAGCTAACCACTTGGTTATTATTGCAGGCGTCGGTGGGGAGTTATTGGTTGAACTGGTGCGCAGCATTTTGGCGCGCCATAGTCATCGTCGACTCGAGTTTATTTTGTGTCCCGTGCATCATAATTATTATGTGCGCAGTTCACTGGTCGAATTGGGGTTAGTTCTTAAGAGTGAATTGTTACTCGAAGAAAATCAGCGCTTTTACGAAATACTGCATCTAAGGCACGCGAAAGGGTCTTCATCGAAAAAGGAAGACGACATACAGTTGAGTTGCACTGGTTCCATTATGTGGCAGGGACTAAACGAGGATAAAAAGCGGCAGGCTAAGCGTTATCTAATGCAGACGATTGGCCACTATCAGCGTATTCCAAAGAGTCGATTACCCAACAAGTTGCTGATTTTGGCGGCTTATCAACAGATTTTGCAGCAACTGAATGACGGCGGCTAA
- a CDS encoding glycoside hydrolase family 97 protein — protein MFIKANAIQLTTLQSNLRSQRRLSPMCIALTVSSFFSANLVAQTVTLSSPNQHIQISLSDDTGRAEYKIDFHGKTIIEPSRLGLVFQSIGELGQGLRIKSSHITSTDDKWQQPWGEQEWIKDQHNQLSVVLTDGKIDLNLEFNAFDDGIGFRYHLAEQAALPVDTPLSITDELTEFNIGQSNKATAWWIPSRGWNRYEYLYRTSALNQVDRAHTPFTFRLADGTHLSIHEAALVNFASMTLDQQRDGKLKADLTPWSDGIRVKTQAGFYTPWRTIQIADKATGLLNSHLILNLNEPNKLGDVSWIKPGKYVGIWWGMHLNKNTWGSGPKHGATTSETKRYMDFAAKYHFDGVLVEGWNQGWDGDWFHNGDQFSFTKAYDDFDLPAITAYGAKKGVRLIGHHETAGSVTHYRKQMADAFILYEKHGVTQVKTGYVADGGQIKRFDENGIMRHEWHDGQFMVGEYLYNVTEAAKHHISINTHEPIKDTGLRRTYPNWISREGARGQEYNAWGSPPNSPEHTAMLPFTRMLAGPMDFTPGIFDLAPKGLDAENRVQTTLMKQLALYVVLYSPIQMAADLPRNYQKHLDAFQFIRDVPTDWYQSIALAGEVGDYVVFARQAKDQKDWYLGALTDETARKVTVKLDFLDPHKRYQAQIYRDGAKADWKTNPYDYVIETKEVSAKDSLNLALASSSGTAIRFKVL, from the coding sequence ATGTTCATCAAGGCCAACGCTATTCAGTTAACTACGCTTCAGTCGAATTTACGCTCACAACGACGATTAAGCCCTATGTGTATTGCCCTTACCGTCAGCAGCTTTTTTAGTGCTAACCTTGTGGCTCAAACTGTTACCCTCAGCTCACCTAATCAACACATTCAAATCAGCTTGAGTGACGATACTGGCCGGGCCGAATATAAAATCGACTTTCACGGTAAGACAATCATAGAACCAAGTCGCTTGGGGTTAGTTTTTCAATCAATTGGCGAACTAGGACAAGGATTACGAATTAAAAGCAGCCATATAACCAGTACTGATGATAAATGGCAACAACCTTGGGGTGAGCAAGAGTGGATAAAGGATCAACACAATCAACTGAGCGTGGTATTAACCGACGGTAAAATAGACTTAAATCTCGAGTTTAATGCCTTTGATGATGGTATTGGTTTTCGCTATCACTTAGCCGAGCAAGCCGCTCTGCCAGTCGATACACCATTATCAATCACAGATGAGTTGACCGAATTTAATATTGGCCAAAGCAATAAAGCCACCGCGTGGTGGATCCCCTCTCGTGGATGGAACCGCTATGAATATCTCTATCGCACTAGCGCACTCAATCAAGTCGATAGAGCCCATACGCCCTTCACTTTTAGATTGGCCGATGGTACCCATTTGAGCATTCACGAGGCCGCTTTAGTCAACTTTGCCTCAATGACACTCGATCAACAGCGTGATGGCAAATTAAAAGCCGATCTCACCCCTTGGTCAGATGGCATTCGCGTTAAAACCCAAGCGGGCTTTTACACCCCTTGGCGCACGATTCAAATCGCCGACAAGGCCACAGGACTGCTTAACTCCCACCTTATTCTTAATTTGAATGAGCCGAATAAACTGGGGGATGTCTCTTGGATCAAACCCGGCAAATACGTCGGCATTTGGTGGGGCATGCACCTCAATAAAAACACTTGGGGCTCGGGCCCTAAACACGGTGCAACCACAAGCGAAACAAAGCGTTATATGGATTTTGCTGCCAAATACCATTTTGATGGTGTATTGGTCGAAGGTTGGAACCAAGGCTGGGATGGCGACTGGTTCCATAATGGCGATCAATTTAGCTTTACCAAAGCCTATGATGATTTCGATTTGCCGGCCATTACCGCCTACGGCGCAAAAAAAGGCGTCCGTTTAATTGGTCATCATGAGACAGCAGGCTCTGTGACCCATTACCGCAAACAAATGGCTGATGCCTTTATCCTCTATGAAAAACATGGCGTCACCCAAGTCAAAACGGGTTATGTCGCCGATGGCGGCCAAATCAAACGGTTCGATGAAAACGGCATCATGCGCCATGAATGGCATGACGGTCAGTTTATGGTGGGTGAATACCTATACAACGTCACTGAAGCCGCAAAGCACCATATCAGCATTAATACCCACGAGCCGATTAAAGATACCGGTCTGCGCCGCACTTACCCGAACTGGATCTCCCGCGAAGGTGCCCGCGGCCAAGAGTACAATGCTTGGGGCAGTCCACCAAACAGCCCTGAACATACTGCTATGCTGCCCTTTACCCGTATGCTCGCGGGCCCAATGGACTTTACTCCCGGGATTTTTGACTTAGCGCCCAAGGGGTTGGATGCAGAGAATCGCGTGCAAACGACCTTGATGAAACAGCTTGCCCTGTATGTGGTGCTCTATAGCCCAATCCAGATGGCGGCCGACTTACCACGTAACTACCAAAAACACTTGGATGCCTTCCAGTTTATCCGCGATGTGCCAACAGACTGGTATCAAAGTATCGCCTTAGCCGGGGAAGTGGGTGACTATGTGGTGTTTGCCCGCCAAGCTAAGGACCAAAAGGATTGGTATTTAGGAGCCCTAACAGATGAAACCGCACGTAAGGTCACGGTCAAACTAGATTTTCTCGATCCTCACAAACGCTACCAAGCGCAGATTTATCGCGATGGCGCAAAAGCAGATTGGAAAACCAATCCCTATGATTATGTGATTGAAACTAAAGAAGTGAGTGCTAAAGATAGCCTGAACCTCGCTCTCGCCAGCAGTAGCGGCACGGCAATACGCTTTAAAGTACTTTAA
- a CDS encoding class I SAM-dependent rRNA methyltransferase gives MSIQTLLSTALAKRHGFFLQAEQDHTDCFRVFHGTVEGISGLNVDRYGDTWLVQSFHQTLTVEELAEIVAVLTQEMDLPVVYNDRSAGHSRVLNALSPELDDIACAELVMQENGIKFTTKLRHEGQDPLLFLDMRIGREYVRAHSQDKTVLNLFSYTCGIGTAAAMGGAERVVNVDFSSFALAAGRTNAELNQVSEVCEFVQSDAFPALRQLAGLSVGGRRNHKLPSYPKLAQTQFDLVFLDPPRYAKSAFGIVDLVNDYQGLFKPALLSTKTGGTIVCCNNVAKVDRRDWFDSLVRCVEKQGRSVTEYTWLDPHEDFPSFDDNHPLKIVALTLN, from the coding sequence ATGTCTATTCAAACGCTGTTATCGACGGCTTTGGCAAAGCGCCATGGTTTTTTCCTACAAGCAGAACAAGATCATACCGATTGTTTTCGGGTGTTCCATGGCACTGTCGAAGGCATCAGTGGTTTGAATGTCGACCGTTATGGCGATACTTGGTTGGTGCAGAGTTTTCATCAAACCTTGACCGTTGAGGAGTTAGCCGAAATAGTGGCGGTGCTAACTCAAGAGATGGATTTGCCTGTGGTGTATAACGATCGCTCCGCTGGTCATTCCCGCGTGCTAAATGCATTAAGCCCTGAATTGGATGATATTGCCTGTGCCGAGTTGGTCATGCAGGAAAATGGGATTAAATTCACCACTAAGCTGCGCCATGAAGGACAAGATCCTTTGTTATTCCTTGATATGCGTATTGGCCGCGAATATGTGCGGGCACACAGTCAAGATAAAACCGTACTGAATTTATTTTCTTACACCTGTGGCATTGGCACCGCAGCGGCCATGGGCGGCGCCGAACGGGTTGTGAATGTCGACTTTTCTTCTTTTGCACTCGCTGCAGGGCGAACCAATGCCGAATTAAACCAAGTGTCTGAGGTGTGTGAGTTTGTACAGAGTGATGCGTTTCCGGCCCTGCGCCAATTAGCAGGTTTGAGTGTGGGAGGGCGCCGCAATCACAAATTACCCAGTTACCCTAAATTGGCGCAAACCCAATTTGATCTGGTATTTCTTGATCCGCCACGTTATGCCAAGAGCGCCTTCGGTATTGTCGATTTAGTCAATGATTATCAAGGGTTATTTAAACCCGCGTTATTATCAACTAAAACGGGTGGCACTATAGTGTGTTGTAATAATGTGGCTAAAGTGGACCGTCGAGATTGGTTTGATAGCCTAGTACGCTGCGTTGAAAAACAAGGCCGGAGTGTGACTGAATACACTTGGCTTGATCCCCATGAAGATTTCCCTTCTTTTGATGATAATCATCCACTTAAGATTGTTGCCTTGACCTTAAACTAA
- a CDS encoding zinc-binding dehydrogenase, giving the protein MEQHQVWAYQTKTHSVTLNSVDIPALAADDILVQNQAIGINPVDWKFIKANPINWSNGHVPGVDGAGVIVKVGAKVDSKMLGRRVAYHTSLKRHGSFAEFTVLNTDRVMTLPDNLSFERAAALPCPLLTAWQAFEKIPLTKQREVLIVGFGAVNNLLTQMLNNAGYVVDLVSASLSQALAAKRGVRHLYREPSQVTQKYFAIFDAVNSQNAAALVPSLKANGHIICIQDRIPAPIDPAFTRTISYHEIALGALHDFGDRQDWQILMQQGEALLTLIAQGKMEIAAPDIFRFEQMIEALDHSEQTKLKTVLTLNE; this is encoded by the coding sequence ATGGAGCAACATCAAGTTTGGGCATACCAAACTAAAACCCACAGTGTCACCTTGAATTCTGTGGACATCCCCGCCTTGGCAGCGGATGACATTTTGGTGCAAAACCAAGCCATCGGCATCAATCCTGTGGATTGGAAATTTATCAAGGCTAACCCTATCAATTGGTCGAATGGCCATGTGCCAGGTGTTGATGGTGCGGGTGTCATTGTAAAAGTGGGGGCGAAGGTCGATAGCAAGATGTTGGGTCGGCGAGTGGCCTATCACACCTCGCTAAAACGTCACGGCAGTTTTGCCGAGTTTACGGTTCTCAATACCGATCGAGTGATGACGTTGCCCGATAATCTGTCATTTGAGCGGGCGGCTGCTCTGCCTTGTCCTCTGCTTACCGCATGGCAAGCATTTGAAAAAATACCGCTGACAAAACAGCGCGAGGTGCTGATCGTTGGTTTTGGCGCGGTTAATAATCTGCTGACGCAGATGCTGAACAACGCGGGTTACGTCGTTGATCTCGTGTCTGCAAGCCTAAGCCAAGCACTCGCGGCAAAACGTGGTGTCCGGCATCTTTATCGGGAGCCATCCCAAGTTACGCAAAAATATTTCGCCATTTTTGATGCTGTCAATAGCCAAAATGCCGCGGCACTCGTGCCATCGTTAAAAGCCAATGGACACATTATCTGTATCCAAGACCGCATTCCCGCGCCGATAGATCCGGCATTTACCCGCACGATTTCTTACCATGAAATCGCCCTCGGGGCGTTACATGACTTTGGTGATCGTCAAGATTGGCAGATCCTCATGCAACAAGGGGAAGCACTATTAACGCTTATTGCCCAAGGTAAGATGGAGATCGCTGCGCCTGATATTTTTAGATTTGAGCAAATGATTGAAGCGCTAGACCATAGTGAACAAACCAAATTAAAAACAGTGTTAACCCTAAACGAGTGA
- a CDS encoding alkene reductase, whose protein sequence is MFKAFKGHALETKNRIVMAPMTRSRSTHPGDVPNEMMANYYRQRASAGLIITEGAPVSAVARGYSMTPGIYTPAQIEGWKKVTEAVHQEGGKIFIQLWHVGRRSHSSVSGAEPLAPSAIKIPDQVFGPLPEGGFGMIETQQPKAMSEQDIQATISDFVQAAQNAMLAGFDGVEVHAAHGYLFDTFLRLESNQRQDRYGGSQENRLRFLVDTLQALTQTIGSGKVAVRISPHIGEGFTGDNPEIIQLTLALLQKLQPMNLAYVHFSENISRYVEVSDAFRQQVRRVYQHPIMVAGKLTKQSAQRLLDQHYADFVAFGTPFVTNPDLVARFTHDWPLTEFDADARLTLYGGGEAGYIDYPAYQA, encoded by the coding sequence ATGTTCAAGGCATTCAAAGGTCATGCATTAGAGACCAAAAACCGTATCGTGATGGCCCCAATGACTCGCTCACGTAGCACCCACCCGGGGGATGTGCCGAACGAGATGATGGCTAACTATTATCGCCAGCGAGCCAGTGCAGGATTGATTATTACCGAAGGCGCGCCTGTATCTGCGGTGGCGCGGGGCTATTCAATGACGCCAGGCATTTATACTCCAGCGCAGATTGAAGGCTGGAAAAAGGTCACTGAAGCGGTGCACCAAGAAGGTGGGAAAATCTTTATCCAACTCTGGCATGTCGGTCGTCGTAGTCATTCGAGCGTGTCTGGCGCTGAGCCTCTTGCGCCATCAGCGATCAAAATTCCAGACCAAGTATTCGGCCCATTGCCTGAAGGTGGCTTTGGCATGATTGAAACGCAGCAGCCAAAGGCGATGAGCGAGCAAGACATCCAAGCGACCATCAGCGATTTTGTCCAAGCAGCACAAAACGCGATGTTAGCCGGTTTTGATGGGGTTGAAGTGCATGCGGCCCATGGCTATTTATTTGATACTTTTTTGCGCTTAGAAAGCAATCAACGGCAAGATCGCTACGGTGGCAGCCAAGAAAATCGGCTGCGTTTTTTAGTCGACACTTTGCAAGCCCTTACACAGACCATTGGATCAGGGAAAGTCGCTGTGCGTATCTCTCCCCATATTGGCGAGGGGTTTACCGGTGATAACCCTGAAATCATCCAATTAACCCTTGCCTTGTTACAAAAGCTGCAACCGATGAATCTTGCCTATGTGCATTTTTCTGAAAACATCTCGCGCTATGTGGAAGTCTCTGACGCATTTCGTCAGCAAGTGCGCCGTGTGTATCAACACCCCATAATGGTGGCGGGGAAATTAACCAAGCAATCTGCTCAGCGTTTACTCGACCAACACTACGCAGACTTTGTGGCATTTGGCACGCCCTTTGTGACGAATCCGGATTTAGTCGCGCGCTTTACCCATGACTGGCCATTAACCGAGTTTGATGCTGATGCTAGGCTTACCTTGTATGGCGGCGGTGAAGCAGGTTATATCGATTATCCTGCCTATCAGGCATAG
- a CDS encoding alkene reductase, with product MTQSLFQPITLGALTLKNRIVMPPMTRSRASQPGDVANHMMAIYYAQRASAGLIVSEGTQISPTAKGYAWTPGIYTPEQIAGWRIVTEAVHAKGCAIFAQLWHVGRVTHPDNIDGQQPISSSTLKAENVKVFVDNGSDEPGFVDVAVPRAMTKADIAQVIADYRQAALNAMEAGFDGIELHAANGYLINQFIDSEANNRSDEYGGSLENRLRFLDEVVAALVDAIGAERVGVRLAPLTTLNGTVDADPILTYTAAAALLNKHRIVYLHIAEVDWDDAPDTPVSFKRALREAYQGVLIYAGRYNAEKAEQAINDGLADMIGFGRPFIANPDLPERLRHGYPLAEHVPATLFGGGEKGLTDYPTYQA from the coding sequence ATGACGCAATCACTGTTTCAACCGATCACCTTGGGTGCATTAACACTCAAAAACCGCATCGTTATGCCGCCAATGACTCGCTCAAGAGCCAGTCAGCCTGGCGATGTGGCCAATCATATGATGGCAATCTATTATGCTCAGCGCGCGAGTGCAGGACTTATTGTCTCTGAAGGCACACAGATTTCTCCAACTGCAAAAGGCTATGCTTGGACCCCAGGGATTTATACGCCTGAACAGATCGCGGGCTGGCGTATTGTCACTGAAGCCGTACATGCTAAAGGCTGCGCGATTTTCGCTCAGTTATGGCATGTGGGCCGGGTGACTCATCCTGACAATATCGATGGTCAACAACCGATTTCTTCATCAACATTAAAAGCGGAAAACGTAAAAGTGTTTGTCGACAACGGCAGTGATGAACCAGGTTTTGTTGATGTGGCAGTGCCTCGGGCCATGACAAAGGCGGATATTGCGCAAGTGATCGCCGATTATCGTCAAGCGGCGCTCAATGCCATGGAGGCTGGCTTTGATGGCATTGAACTTCACGCCGCTAATGGCTATTTGATCAACCAATTTATTGATTCAGAAGCCAACAACCGCAGCGATGAGTACGGCGGTAGCCTTGAAAATCGCCTACGTTTTCTAGACGAAGTGGTTGCGGCATTGGTCGATGCCATCGGTGCTGAGCGTGTGGGTGTGCGCTTAGCGCCCCTTACGACCCTCAATGGCACTGTGGATGCGGATCCTATTTTGACCTATACCGCTGCCGCTGCGTTACTTAACAAACATCGCATTGTTTATCTGCATATTGCTGAGGTGGATTGGGACGATGCGCCTGATACACCAGTCTCTTTTAAACGTGCCTTACGAGAGGCGTACCAAGGCGTTTTGATTTACGCGGGTCGTTATAATGCGGAAAAAGCGGAGCAGGCTATCAACGATGGTCTAGCTGATATGATTGGTTTTGGACGACCTTTTATTGCCAATCCGGATTTACCCGAGCGGCTACGACACGGCTATCCCTTGGCTGAGCATGTGCCAGCAACGCTGTTTGGTGGTGGCGAAAAGGGGTTAACTGACTATCCAACTTATCAAGCTTAG
- a CDS encoding LysR family transcriptional regulator has protein sequence MKTRSDDLEILLAVVDSGGFSAAAELLDIQVARVSRAVSKVESQVGVSILNRTTRRLELTEEGRQFVETIRLGLLQIQQAEEEIITRGELPRGRLRVDAASPFVFHQLVPLIRPFKQTYPDIELELTSNEGFVDLLEKKTDLAIRIGNLTDSTLHARPLGKSLLYIVASPDYLSRRGFPNKSSDLIHHDSLGFSTPKTLNDWPLKGFTRLTPTLTSSNGETLRQLALTGNGIACLSGFMVKKDIAEGRLIPLLESEKISNSGREHINAVYYKSSTVAKRISAFIDFIQPKLAL, from the coding sequence ATGAAAACTCGGTCCGATGATTTAGAAATACTGCTTGCCGTCGTCGACAGTGGTGGTTTTTCAGCGGCAGCTGAGCTGTTAGATATTCAAGTTGCTCGCGTGTCTCGAGCGGTGAGCAAGGTTGAAAGCCAAGTTGGTGTTTCAATTTTAAATCGCACGACTCGCCGGCTCGAATTAACCGAGGAAGGCCGCCAATTTGTTGAAACCATCCGGCTTGGCTTATTACAGATCCAGCAAGCTGAAGAGGAGATCATCACTCGTGGAGAGCTACCAAGAGGTCGTTTACGTGTCGATGCCGCCAGTCCCTTTGTGTTTCATCAATTAGTGCCGCTTATCCGGCCATTTAAGCAAACCTATCCCGATATTGAATTGGAACTGACCTCCAACGAAGGTTTTGTCGATTTGCTTGAAAAGAAAACCGATCTCGCGATCCGCATTGGCAACTTAACCGATTCGACTTTGCATGCTAGGCCGCTTGGGAAAAGTTTGCTTTACATTGTGGCCTCACCAGATTACCTATCAAGGCGCGGTTTTCCCAATAAAAGCAGCGATTTAATTCACCACGATTCGCTGGGATTTTCTACCCCTAAAACACTCAATGATTGGCCACTGAAAGGATTTACTCGGCTTACACCTACATTAACCTCGAGTAACGGTGAAACGTTAAGGCAACTTGCGTTAACAGGCAACGGTATTGCCTGCCTATCGGGATTTATGGTGAAAAAGGATATCGCTGAAGGGCGTTTAATCCCCTTATTGGAGAGTGAAAAAATCAGCAATAGCGGCCGAGAGCATATCAATGCGGTGTACTATAAATCTTCTACCGTCGCGAAACGTATCTCAGCCTTTATTGATTTTATTCAGCCTAAGCTAGCACTGTAG
- a CDS encoding YciI family protein, whose protein sequence is MFVISLTYKKPLADVELHLAAHIAYLDAYYAKGVFIASGRKVPRTGGVIFAKAESRAVLEAILQQDPFYIEDVVEFDVVEFVPTKAAPGLEQLIEVL, encoded by the coding sequence ATGTTTGTTATTAGCTTAACCTACAAAAAGCCACTTGCAGATGTTGAGCTGCATTTAGCGGCGCATATTGCTTATCTTGATGCGTATTACGCCAAGGGCGTTTTTATTGCCTCCGGCCGGAAGGTGCCACGCACGGGTGGCGTGATCTTCGCCAAGGCGGAGTCGCGTGCAGTACTCGAGGCTATTTTGCAGCAAGATCCCTTCTACATTGAAGACGTGGTTGAGTTTGATGTGGTGGAATTTGTACCAACCAAAGCCGCCCCGGGATTAGAACAACTCATTGAGGTGCTTTAG